The following proteins are encoded in a genomic region of Ptychodera flava strain L36383 chromosome 23 unlocalized genomic scaffold, AS_Pfla_20210202 Scaffold_24__1_contigs__length_23054250_pilon, whole genome shotgun sequence:
- the LOC139125113 gene encoding uncharacterized protein gives MHEVRTECDFDNKDHYGFDECTGGDKDKFAVIIKLSTPQGKRRLKERLALACSKEQLINDKANVFDDVGKIQKEHKIQLANDATPTVNAARRTPDALKEPLRHELDRLIESDIIKEVQEPTDRVNNVVLVTKSNGSLPICLDPRELNKFSKRPHYYAKTLGDILPDLKNAKYF, from the exons ATGCATGAAGTTAGAACAGAGTGTGATTTTGACAACAAAGACCACTACGGGTTTGATGAATGTACAGGAGGTGACAAAGATAAATTTGCAGTCATCATCAAGCTGTCCACACCCCAAGGGAAAAGACGTCTAAAGGAAAGGTTGGCACTGGCGTGCAG CAAGGAGCAACTCATCAATGATAAAGCCAATGTATTTGACGATGTTGGAAAAATCCAAAAGGAACACAAAATCCAGCTGGCCAATGATGCAACACCCACTGTTAATGCAGCCAGAAGAACGCCAGATGCATTAAAAGAACCCCTCAGGCATGAGCTAGACCGACTGATAGAAAGTGACATCATCAAAGAGGTACAAGAGCCAACTGACAGGGTCAACAATGTCGTGCTTGTCACCAAATCCAATGGATCCCTACCCATATGCCTTGACCCGCGGGAGCTGAACAAGTTCAGCAAAAGACCACACTACTATGCAAAAACCCTTGGTGATATATTGCCAGATCTCAAGAATGCAAAATACTTCTAA